One part of the Melitaea cinxia chromosome 8, ilMelCinx1.1, whole genome shotgun sequence genome encodes these proteins:
- the LOC123655482 gene encoding uncharacterized protein LOC123655482, with protein MKNRVMYLIIVLFTGLIVSVCGDEDFALDDNSLYFGLLNGDEDTGVGRDDKVETVQEEQPKLIDGLWKCGNCTNINESKVLFSETLELDTNYEDTGYELQIELAVNNMRCIIIDAGAIDVRRISGACAGGDVTLSITQNCTVDVKIYE; from the exons ATGAAAAACAGAGTGATGTAtctaattattgttttgttcaCTGGTTTAATAGTAAGTGTTTGTGGTGATGAAGATTTTGCTCTCGATGATAATTCCCTTTATTTTGGCTTATTGAATGGCGATGAAGATACTGGCGTCGGTAGAGATGACAAGGTTGAAACTGTTCAAG AAGAACAACCCAAACTAATAGATGGATTATGGAAGTGCGGCAATTGTACTAATATAAATGAATCAAAGGTTTTATTCAGCGAAACCTTAGAGCTTGACACAAACTATGAGGATACTGGATACGAATTACAG aTTGAATTGGCGGTAAACAATATGAGATGTATTATTATAGATGCTGGGGCGATTGATGTACGGCGAATATCCGGCGCGTGCGCTGGTGGAGATGTGACCTTGAGTATTACTCAAAACTGTACCGTTGATGTGAAGATATACGAATAA
- the LOC123655483 gene encoding integrin alpha-PS3-like, whose protein sequence is MCAPRWTTPYKDTHLLANGACYLLSKRRGVPLYPLAEMGRQAILTQGDRKEYGEYGTHLNFYAYGQAGFSVNVAKTSIVVGAPGLLQWTGGLATYKYSNASEYLSLQPTINPFYTLDVGPDDYLGYSVESGEFEKSGTTLHVAGAPRSKSGYGQVIIYKPSFRETDPLDIKAKVRGPQLGSYFGASLCCTDINGDGVTDLLVGAPMFVNTDGGLHYDQGAVFVYLTERKDDNFTLKAAGYVSGSDENGIRFGSVIENLNDIDGDGYNDVAIGAPWEDGGKGAVYIFKGSKKGLEKEYIQKIVVKDTKAFGFSISGGYDINKDKCNDLAVGAHNTGAVYVFKCTPTIHVDASIKVPDAVNLPQHATNFTALFCVKAAESKLWPEVKINLTAHIVIDPIEKRANVKGDTDYDISIIPGTENCDEQVIEVKATADLSKPISMKYNLEVNDFGDESASHQHVAKLSNDSVLESSFRIQLMRDCGEDDELICKPLLQMTLVPLNSTYTPGTNDKVGVKITIVNEKEPSFGAKVQLSLPSSPKRLPQECSLEELNVTCVVPSPLKRLESVEWEIDLEYVYRDSEETELVIEAKLNDPFYNDTDIDRIMKKAVILITPKANFSISGKALPNATVAVTRDKFNEAGNVTFVHYYEITNFGPSDCFRLPVQVNIPDKVNLSSRIKGCTYDGSQCEWTLSAKVSTPVIFSLRFNLAEHGDILEKQNEFNVTTSMIILLNGQNKSASITTRLVLEPKPPIWPIIVGCVAGLLLLSLIVLALYKYGFFSRNRLEDFKKLQEQEITEEPKSSSNELSSSNAELSSQELILDDSD, encoded by the exons ATGTGTGCTCCTCGGTGGACTACTCCGTATAAAGATACGCATTTATTAGCGAATGGCGCTTGTTACCTACTGTCCAAACGACGAGGCGTTCCGTTGTATCCTTTAGCGGAAATGg GTCGTCAAGCAATTTTGACACAAGGCGACAGGAAAGAGTACGGAGAATATGGAACCCATCTTAATTTCTACGCATATGGTCAAGCTGGGTTTTCAGTGAACGTCGCCAAAACTAGTATAGTTGTTGGGGCACCTGGACTCTTGCAGTGGACtg gtGGCTTGGCAACGTATAAGTACTCAAATGCAAGCGAGTACTTGAGTTTACAGCCTACAATTAATCCATTTTACACTTTAGATGTTGGGCCAGATGATTACTTAg GGTACAGCGTTGAATCTGGTGAATTTGAGAAGAGTGGAACAACCTTACACGTTGCCGGAGCTCCGAGATCAAAGTCAGGATACGGACAA GTCATCATCTATAAGCCATCGTTTCGAGAAACAGACCCTCTAGATATAAAAGCGAAAGTTCGTGGCCCACAATTGGGTTCCTATTTTGGTGCTAGTTTGTGTTGCACTGATATTAATGGAGATGGTGTCACTGACCTTCTCGTGGGAGCACCGATGTTCGTTAATACTGATGGAGGATTGCACTATGATCAAGGCgctgtatttgtttatttgaccGAAAGAAAG gatgataattttacattaaaagcaGCCGGCTATGTTTCTGGTTCAGACGAAAATGGTATTCGTTTTGGAAGCGTTATAGAAAATTTGAATGACATTGATGGTGATGGCTACAATG ATGTTGCTATTGGAGCTCCATGGGAAGATGGTGGTAAAGGTgctgtgtatatatttaaaggtAGCAAGAAAGGATTAGAAAAAGAGTATATACAGAAGATAGTAGTTAAAGATACTAAAGCTTTTGGCTTTTCTATATCTGGAGGTTACGATATTAACAAAGATAAGTGCAATG ATTTAGCTGTGGGCGCTCATAATACTGGCGCAGTTTATGTTTTCAAATGCACACCTACTATTCATGTAGATGCATCTATAAAAGTACCAGATGCAGTTAATTTACCACAGCATGCTACTAATTTTACTGCTCTATTCTGTGTAAAAGCTGCTGAAAGTAAATTGTGGCCAGAGGTGAAAATAA accTTACAGCTCACATAGTAATTGATCCGATTGAAAAAAGAGCAAACGTTAAAGGAGATACGGACTATGACATATCTATTATTCCTGGTACTGAGAACTGCGACGAACAAGTTATTGAAGTGAAG GCAACAGCCGATTTATCCAAAccaatctcgatgaaatataatTTGGAAGTAAATGACTTTGGAG atgaATCAGCGTCCCATCAACACGTTGCCAAGCTATCAAATGATTCAGTATTGGAGTCATCCTTCCGTATTCAACTAATGAGGGACTGTGGGGAGGACGATGAGCTCATCTGCAAGCCCTTACTTCAAATGACTTTGGTACCCTTAAATAG TACATATACACCTGGAACAAATGATAAAGTAGgcgtaaaaataactattgttaATGAGAAAGAACCGTCATTTGGAGCAAAAGTTCAACTTTCATTACCATCTTCACCTAAAAGGCTACCTCAAGAATGTAGTTTGGAAGAACTTAACGTAACTTGTGTCGTACCCTCTCCATTAAAGCGTTTAGAATCTGTAGAATGGGAGATAGACCTTGAATACGTATACAGAGACTCAGAAGAAACGGAATTAGTAATAGAAGCAAAGCTTAACGATCCATTTTACAATGATACAGATATTGACAGGATCATGAAGAAAGCTGTGATTTTGATAACACCAAAAGCGAATTTCTCAATCAGTGG GAAAGCGTTGCCAAACGCGACCGTTGCAGTAACGAGGGACAAATTTAACGAAGCAGGAAATGTGACTTTTGTTCATTATTATgag attacCAATTTCGGTCCCTCCGATTGTTTCCGCTTACCTGTGCAAGTAAATataccggataag GTGAATTTGTCAAGTCGTATCAAGGGCTGTACGTATGATGGCTCGCAGTGTGAATGGACGTTATCAGCAAAGGTTTCTACACCAGTAATCTTTTCATTAAGATTCAATTTGGCCGAACACG GTGACATCCTTGAGAAACAGAATGAATTCAACGTAACCACATCTATGATCATTTTACTTAACGGTCAAAATAA ATCGGCTTCAATTACAACTAGATTGGTGTTGGAACCAAAACCGCCAATATGGCCAATCATTGTTGGCTGTGTGGCCGGTTTGTTGTTGCTGTCACTAATTGTGTTGGCTCTTTATAAA taTGGATTTTTCTCCAGAAACCGATTAGAAGATTTTAAGAAACTACAGGAACAGGAAATTACGGAAGAACCGAAATCATCTAGTAATGAATTATCTTCATCAAACGCAGAATTATCGTCACAAGAATTAATTTTAGATGACTCAGACTAG